DNA sequence from the Cellulophaga sp. HaHaR_3_176 genome:
GCATTGTCAATTTCAAATTTAGCGTCTTGCATCTTAATTTTAGCTAGCTTTAAATCACCTCGTTCTTTCCTTAAAAAAATAGGCAATTGAAAACTAATTCCACCTTTGTAATAATCTGTTCGCAAAGAGTTTATTAGCTCAGGTGTTTCTGTTAAAAAATTATATTCGAGTTCAATTTTTGGTAGTAATTTATTTGCTTTCAAATTTTTATCAACTCGCAAACCATTTAATTTAAAGTCTAGTGATTTAAGTTTTGGGTGATTATCTATCGTAAAACTATCTAACGGTATTCCTGAAATTTCTAAGGTACTATCAATATCATTTTGCACTTCATCATCAGGCACAACATTAGGTTGTAACTCTACTGGTAAATTATTATTTAGCCATAAATACCCTGAAACCTCTAATGATTTTTGCATTAGCTTAACTCTTGCTTGCTCTAAATTTAAAGCTCTGTCTTGAACTACAATTTTTGCCTCAACAGTATCTATAGCGGCAATTTGCCCTACGGATGCACTTTTTTTAATACCTTGAAAACGTATTTTAGCATTCTCTAAAAATCCTTCAAATATTTTACTTTCACTATAAGCTTGTAGCCAATTAAAATAAGCTAAAGCGGCATCAAAAAGCACTTGATTGACTTCTATATCTCTATCAACCTTAGTTTGTTCTCTAAAATATTTCGCTTTTTTAAGCGTCGCCATTCGGTCATTAATCCATAAACCTTGCCCAACAGACATGCTTATTCCTGCACTATACAATCCATCATCAGGCACAGTATACTCAGGGTTTAAATAGGTACCTTCATTTTGTTCAAAAACACCTTTTAAGTTAATCCCATACCAAGTAGGTATTTTAAATGTCGCATTTAGCTTCTCATAGTATTCGGTTCCTTTAAACTGCTTAGTACCATAATCAACTTCAATTTTAGGATCAAAACTTCCTCTTGATTTTAAAAGATACGCTTGCCCTTCATCTAAAGTTAATTCTGCTTGTTTTGCAATCGGATGATATTTTTTCACATACCCCAGATATTCTTTAAATTTTAAAACAGAAGAATCAATCTGTTGTGCTGGCAAAGAGAAACTAATACACAATAAACCTAAAAAGAT
Encoded proteins:
- a CDS encoding TolC family protein, translating into MRNFIFLGLLCISFSLPAQQIDSSVLKFKEYLGYVKKYHPIAKQAELTLDEGQAYLLKSRGSFDPKIEVDYGTKQFKGTEYYEKLNATFKIPTWYGINLKGVFEQNEGTYLNPEYTVPDDGLYSAGISMSVGQGLWINDRMATLKKAKYFREQTKVDRDIEVNQVLFDAALAYFNWLQAYSESKIFEGFLENAKIRFQGIKKSASVGQIAAIDTVEAKIVVQDRALNLEQARVKLMQKSLEVSGYLWLNNNLPVELQPNVVPDDEVQNDIDSTLEISGIPLDSFTIDNHPKLKSLDFKLNGLRVDKNLKANKLLPKIELEYNFLTETPELINSLRTDYYKGGISFQLPIFLRKERGDLKLAKIKMQDAKFEIDNAEIQIKNKIIALYRELDSFEKQNVLIDDMVFNYETLLSAEERKFSFGESSLFLINSRENKLIESKLKQVLVQNKFFTTKAKLFNSLAVNPQNL